From a region of the Enterobacter cancerogenus genome:
- a CDS encoding glycoside hydrolase family 130 protein, translating to MKRHGNNPLITPGDVVPSLPGRKVECVFNAGVTEYHGEIILLLRVAESVINDDPQKIVVPLLAPQSGGWQAATKTFDRNDPRYDFSDPRTIVLKSDPAQLWLTSMSHLRLARSQDGVNFSIDEKPFITADSRYEEFGCEDARITLIDDVWYINYSAVSSLGISTALATTVDFVAVEKKGLIFCPDNRDVCFFPEKVGGSFRALTRPAPCHFGHPEIWICESPDMLHWGNHRHLLGRSGDEWDALKSGGGAPLIKTARGWLEIYHGVDASQRYCLGALLLDLEDPLTLIAKSSVPLLEPSAPYEREGFFGNVVFTCGALVRNDTLHIWYGAADERIALATLPMDELWKHLGLE from the coding sequence ATGAAGAGACACGGTAATAATCCGTTGATCACCCCGGGCGACGTGGTGCCTTCTCTGCCAGGACGGAAAGTGGAGTGCGTTTTTAACGCCGGGGTAACGGAGTATCACGGGGAGATTATCCTGCTGCTTCGGGTTGCCGAGAGCGTGATAAATGATGACCCGCAGAAGATCGTCGTGCCGCTTCTGGCACCGCAGTCTGGCGGCTGGCAGGCGGCGACAAAAACGTTTGACCGCAACGACCCGCGCTATGATTTTAGCGACCCGCGTACCATTGTGCTGAAAAGCGACCCGGCTCAGCTCTGGCTGACGTCGATGTCCCACCTGCGGCTGGCGCGAAGCCAGGACGGCGTTAATTTCTCCATCGATGAAAAGCCCTTTATTACCGCCGACAGCCGCTATGAGGAATTTGGCTGTGAAGATGCGCGCATTACCCTGATTGACGATGTCTGGTACATCAATTACTCCGCCGTGTCATCGTTGGGTATCTCTACCGCGCTGGCGACCACCGTTGATTTTGTCGCCGTCGAGAAAAAAGGGCTGATTTTCTGTCCTGATAACCGCGACGTCTGTTTCTTTCCGGAGAAGGTTGGCGGATCCTTTCGGGCGCTTACCCGGCCCGCGCCCTGCCATTTCGGCCACCCGGAAATATGGATCTGCGAGTCACCCGATATGCTGCACTGGGGAAACCATCGCCATCTGCTGGGACGCTCGGGGGACGAATGGGATGCACTGAAGTCGGGCGGCGGCGCACCGCTGATCAAGACCGCGCGCGGCTGGCTGGAAATTTATCACGGTGTGGACGCCAGCCAGCGTTACTGCCTTGGCGCTCTGCTTCTGGATTTGGAGGACCCGCTTACCCTCATTGCTAAATCTTCCGTGCCGCTGCTGGAGCCGAGCGCCCCCTATGAGCGTGAAGGCTTTTTCGGTAACGTAGTCTTTACCTGCGGGGCGCTGGTACGTAATGACACGCTGCATATCTGGTATGGCGCGGCGGATGAGCGTATCGCCCTGGCCACGCTGCCGATGGACGAACTGTGGAAACATCTTGGCCTGGAGTAA